TAAGAGAATCATTAGCTGATTGCaattgagagaaagagagagtcgTTTACCTGATTGCAAAAAAGAcaacaatgaaaaaaagaaaaaaaaaaaaaaaaaagaagagaaaagatgGGAGATGATTATTGATTGGAGGGTGGGAGGTTAAATTAATGCAGAGACAGAGAGGACAGGCACCAAGTGCGTTAGTCACGCAGCTGTCATTCATTTCTACAAAGCCCAACTCCTTCTTCCTCTTTAAGCCAGCACATTAGCGTTTGCAGCTGTCagatctttctctctctctctctccacattttttttttctatcctctTATAATTGACCTAACCCCACTGTTCCAAACAACTCATCAAAcatataataacaacaacaacaacagcaacatcataaactatatccacctctttctctgtctctctggcCCTCTTTCAATGATTCTTCTGCTGTAAAAAATACAGGGTGGGGATGGAGGTTGAGGCACATATAGAGCTCAAAGCAAAGAAAATGAGGAGGTGGAAGAAACGATACAGCTTAGTACTCCACTCTTGTCAAGCACACAAGTGATCGATATATACCAAAGACTTCATGCACACACAAGATACCCAATATTTGACTGATAATATTCATGATTTTGATTCCATGGCTTACCCTCATTACCGTTCACAGTTTGGCGACACCACGTTTACCAAAGTGTTTGTTGGGGGACTAGCTTGGGAGACACATACAGAAGAAATGCACAAATATTTCGAGCAGTTTGGAGAGATTCTTGAAGCTGTAATCATCACGGATAAGAATACAGGAAAATCTAAGGGATACGGATTTGTAAGTACTTCTCTAGCTAGCTCCACACATTGTAATAATAACATTCTCATATGACCAAATAGCTATATGATGAGGTTATTTTTACATCTATTAGGTGACTTTTCGTGACCCTGAATCGGCAAGGAGGGCTTGTGTTGAAGCAAACCCTGTGATTGATGGGCGGAGAGCCAACTGTAATATTGCTTCGTTGGGACGACCACGACCTACACCGCCCCGAGGTCCATACGTTTTGTACTATGTTTTTTgggaattattttcttttataacatAATAATATGTTGCATTACACTTTGGGCACGTGTTTAACTGTTGTTCATATATACAGGAAGAAATCAAGGTGGTACTAGTTCTTATAACCAAGGGGGTGCTAGTGTACCACAAGGTGCACCACCCTATGGCGGAATGGCGCCGCCCATACCTCCCCCACCGCCGCCGCCACCACCTCCTGTCGTTTACCGACCTTACGGGTGAGTTGCTTTCTATTTACTTATGCTTTTAATTGATTGTCATCATTATAGGATATATAGATGGTCCATACCATAAACCAAATGGCTTTATATATGATGTGATGtctatttttttggtacaaTTATTATAGTTGGTATTAGTTTGTAAAAGGGCACTAGattaattatgattattttagGACACATGTCATGCTCATATTTCTTTTAATCCACAAAAATATCGAGGTAAGCTAGGTCTTTATCAAGAATATTATATTGTTTTGTTGATGTGCCTAATCTTACATGTGTGTGGGAACATATACCTTGAATGGTAGAACCCACACATCTTTTATGTATGACATACCTTAACTATGTCAAATGATCATGGACCTTTTAGATAAATCATTTTTTCATCGCAAAGAATAGTATTTGTAAATTTAGCTATGGCAAATTGTCCAATAACCTTGTCGTAAACGAATGACGAAGATGAAAGTATTATTGCCACTTTGTCACTATCTTAAGAAATTAATGGAAATGTGCTGGCATTACAAATTGGTAATAAAACATCCCTTCTTATAAACAAtgcatttgaaattaaattttgtgttttttagaatCTTGACttttgtggttttttattttcaactttAATTATGCTTTTAACAACAAACTATATGTGTTAGATAAATTAAGTGATAACTTTCGAGCATTGACAAGAAAGAAATTGACACTTATGTCTGTATGCGCGCAAAGTCAAAtttaacttataaaaaaaaaaagtcaaaatttataTTGCAATAAAGAAGACCTTTGAAATTCGTTATATTTAGTTTTGTGATATGGTTGCATATATCAACAAAATTAGGCTACCAatattgtatttgtattttttttttttcatcttatgACCATCTATGTGTAAGCTATTCctataactaaataaataatttaaacaaacCATGTAACatgattattaaataatttcCCCAAACCAATTTGACAATTAGAATGATCAAGTAGTCAAGTAGTAGTGGTACCGGTAGAATTTCCCCAAACCAATTTGACAATTTGCAACAAAATTCTGTCTTTCATTGCCGGCCTAACTATATAGATCATAGATGggtaatatttttattacttaaattTAATAAAGCGTGTATGTTATACGCGTGGGACCAATTATTTGTTGGGCAATGGCTGATCCACAATTATATCACTCTGACATATATTTCATCCAAAATATATGGAGTGGGTGGAGTTTGTAAACTTATTATAATTTGACCCACCTTAACTAACAATATAATATTGTTGCTAAAAGTTACTATCACTGTAGGACCCAATGTTGGCATTACAATAAATTCATCGTGCTACCTACCATTCCTTAACTAGAGAAGCATTCTAAATTGAGCCATTACTTCTCATGGAAATAAACATTGAAGTAAcatgtaataataattttctctcACCAGTACTTATAAATGAAACTCCTTGTGCAGGTACCCAACCTACGCAACTCCTGATTATGGCTACCATCAAGTTAGTCCTCTTTTGTCTGTATAATTTAAGGACACGATATGTGTTCGGTGTATTAGTATATTGGACATGTTGAGATACGGACTCGTGTTTAGTGTAACCGAATCACTggacacaagctcttcccataATTTAATACATGCATTTGAAtgaatataattataataaaaggtAGTTAAAGTTATGTGACATTTTTGTGTCTTGAATGGACAGGCATTGTATAACCCACAAGTACAACAGCCACAATATTACCAGCAATTGTATGGAACATCTTCTTCTACCATGGGCTCTCCCTATTACTATGGTTATTCTTTTCAAGCCCCAATTAGGAGTACATATTCTACTACACCACAGCCACAAGGGCAACAACGCTTACCCGGATCATCATACATATACTATCCTATGCAAATGGAGGGATCCTTCTCCACCTATCCTCCTCCACCTCTTCAAACCACAAGGCAATCCTTTCCTTCTTCTACAGgtaacaaattaattttctctactctttttgttagtttgatattttgaaaatattcctcacacatatataaattaCTCTTGCACATATACATGTATAAacaatatgatatatataagATGAATAATGACAATAACATACTTTTTATTATAGACTCACTGTATACAAAATGTCACATGGACTGAAATCGTGTTTTagaaacacaatttcaaaataaagtttttatgaaaTATGCTATAGCGAATGTGAAATAAGATTTTTTCCCACGTATAAATATGATGTACCTAAGGATTTTGTATGACATGAGACTATAGAGGGGCCACATAagtaaaaaaaacccaacccatatGAATTAGCTGTCTAGACTTATGTACACAAAATGTCCCATAGACAGAAATTGTGAGACTATATATAGTTTTACCATATATAAATATGGTGTACCTATGAATTTTGTATGACAATGAGAGTCGTGAGACTATATATAGGGGGGCCACATGGGTggaaaaaaacccaacccatgTGAATGAGCTGTCTAGACTTATTCTATGACCCATTACATGGGTCAATGGAAAAGTAATGACAGGAGAGGCTCGTGTAAACTAATAGTGACTGCATGTGGTTTCAGTATGATAGATAATGGTTGTTTCTGAAGATACAGTCAATAGGTCGATGAAAAGCGGGCCCACATTGCATGTTAGGGACTGTCATCCCTTTTAAGTACACTTTgattttattggaaaaaaaaaaaatagcataagaAGGGGGCAAGAGATCATGTTGTTGCGTCATTATACTTCACTAGTTAACATGCATGAAATTATGATTTGGTGGGAATGAGTACAACTGATCaaattatgtaaaaaataaaataaaaatcctattttttttcttcaatattgcCACTTTATATATGTTCTGCAGTCACAATCTCTCGTACATCTtttattcccccccccccccccttttttttataattcaaacaCATGACATCTTGCATTGatagaacattaaaaaaaaaaaaaaaggaaatattaaGAGTTGga
The sequence above is drawn from the Quercus lobata isolate SW786 chromosome 12, ValleyOak3.0 Primary Assembly, whole genome shotgun sequence genome and encodes:
- the LOC115972619 gene encoding RNA-binding protein 38 — translated: MHTQDTQYLTDNIHDFDSMAYPHYRSQFGDTTFTKVFVGGLAWETHTEEMHKYFEQFGEILEAVIITDKNTGKSKGYGFVTFRDPESARRACVEANPVIDGRRANCNIASLGRPRPTPPRGRNQGGTSSYNQGGASVPQGAPPYGGMAPPIPPPPPPPPPPVVYRPYGYPTYATPDYGYHQALYNPQVQQPQYYQQLYGTSSSTMGSPYYYGYSFQAPIRSTYSTTPQPQGQQRLPGSSYIYYPMQMEGSFSTYPPPPLQTTRQSFPSSTDSQTPQQNSSTETEAAVVTSDSPNT